The window AGGGCCGGCGCGCGGGCTTCGCCGACATCCCGCGCTCGATCGCCGACCTCGCCGACGACCCCTACCGCTCCCTCGCGGGGGCGCTGCGGCGCGCGGGCGGCTACGCCAAGGAGACGGTGCCCTTCACCGAGTTCATGTGGGCCGACGCGCTGCGCCGGCGCATCAGGCGGCGCGACGTCGAGGAGTCCTTCTCGGGCGCCCTGCTCCGCGCGCTGGAGTTCGCCAAGAGCCGCGACGCCCGCTACCTGCCGGGCTGGTGCGGGCCGAACGACGGGAGCTGAGCGCGGCGCGCCCGCCAGTCCGCGGCGCTCTGGCCCCACACGTCGACCGTCCGGCCCTCGAACGGCGCCGGCAGCCGGCCCGGTCCCCGATCGATCGAGCCGAGGCGCCGCGCCAGCGCGATCGAGGGGGCGTTGGCGGGGTCGATGGTGTGAATCACCTCGTCCCAGCCGAGGCCGTCCACCGCCCAGTCGATCGACGCCGCCGCGGCCTCGAAGGCGTAGCCCCGCCCCTGCGCGTCGCTCAGCAGCCCCCACCCGACCTCCGGGCCGGGCCAGCCCTCGGGCCGCCAGGGCCCGACCCGGCCGATCCAGCGGCCCGTGGCCTTCTCGACCACCGAGAACATGCCGAAGCCGTGCAGGGCAAAGGAGCCCGCGAAGGCCGAGAGCACGCGCCACGCCGCCGCGCGCGGGCCCGGGCCGCCGAGGAAGCGCGTCGCCTCGCGGTCGGCTCCGAAGGCCGCGAAGCCGTCGAGGTCCTCCGCGGCCGGTGGGCGCAGGATCAGGCGTTCGGTTTCGAGCGTGGGGCCGAGGGCGGCGGGCATGATGGATCCGTCGGACGGTGGTCTGCGCGGGGGCTGCCGACCCTGCGATCGGCAGCCCGGCCCGTCATGCGAGACCGGCGCGCAGGGGTCCAGTGCGAATCAGGGCCGGGCGCTGCCCCTCACCCGAACCGCTCGATCCTGTAGGGCGCCGGATCGGTGAAGGGCGTCTCGCCCGCCATCTGCTCGGCGAGGAGGCGGCCGGACACGGGGCCGAGCGTCAGGCCGTGGTGCTGGTGGCCGAAGTCGAACCACAGGCCGTCGTGTTTCGGCGCCCGGCCGATCACCGGCAGCATGTCGGGCAGGCAGGGCCGCGAGCCCATCCAGGGCATGTCCTCCAGCGCCTCGGCCAGGGGGAAGAGGGAGCGCGCCGTGGGCAGCGCGCGCTCCAGCTGCACCGGCGTCATCGGCGCGTCGCGGCGGGCGAATTCGGCGCCGGTGGTGAGGCGGATGCCCTGGTCCATCGGGGCGAGCAGGTAGCCGCCGTCGACGTCCACGATCGTGTGGTTCAGCACGGCGTTGCCCCGCGCCCGGAAGTGCATGTGGTAGCCGCGCTTGATGCCGAAGGGCAGCCGGTAGCCGAGCTTGCCGAACACGGCGTCGGACCAAGGCCCCAGCGCCACCACGGCGTCGCGGGCGCCGAGCCAGCCGTCGCGCGTCTTCACGCGCCAGCCCGGCGCGGCTTCCTCCAGGGTCGCGGCGTCGCCCTTGAGGAAGCGGCCGCCGCGCCGGCGGAACAGCGCCGCGTAGCGCTCGACGAGGAGCCCCGGGTCGGACACGGAGCCGGGATCGCGGAAGTGCAGCGCCCCCGCCATGCCGGGGCCGAGGTGCGGCTCGCGCTCGGCGAGCGCCGCGGCGTCGAGCTCCTCCACGGCGAGGCCCATGCCGTCGAGGCGGGCGGCGTCGCGGCGGCCCTTGTCGAGCGAGCGCCGCGAGCGGAAGCCCTTGATCCAGCCCACCCTTCGCATGAGTTCCGTGGCGCCGGCCTCCTTCATCAGGCGCTCGTGCTCGACCATCGAGCGCTCGATGAGGGGGCGCGCCGCCCGCGCGATGCGCTCGACGCCCTTCGGCGACGAGTTGAACCAGTAGCGCACGAGGAAGGGCGCCAGCCCCGGCAGGGCGGAGGGGTGGTAATGCGCGTCCGTGGTGCGGTTCGTGGCGTAGCGCAGCAGCGAGCGCAGGTCGCGCGGGAACGCGTAGGGGTAGATCGAGGAGCGCTCGATCAGCCCGGCATTGCCGTAGCTCGTCCCCATGCCGGCCTTCGGCGCGCGCTCGACGAGGGCGACGTCGCGCCCTCGCTCCTGTAGGTGCAGCGCCGCCGACACGCCCACGATCCCGGCGCCCAGCACCACGACGTCGGCCCTGAGATCCATGTCGCGTTCCTCGCCTCGCCCGCCTTCCCCGTACGTAATGCGGGGGCGCGGCCGTTCGAGAGGCGGCCCCGCGGCTCGGCGCCGGGCTCGCGCCGACCGGCCCCCGGAGGGGACGTTAAAGATCTTTTTAACCCGCCCGGCCCCGGCGCACCTGCAATCGCCGGCTTCGGACGTTACACCGGCATACATGTCCGACAAATCACGCACAAACCGGCCGCTCGTCCTCGCCTCGGTGATGGCGGCCATGTTCATGATCGCCATCGAGGCGACGATCGTGTCGACCGCCATGCCGCAGATCGCCGGCCAGCTCGGCGACATCCACCTCTACGCCTGGGTGTTCTCGGCCTTCCTGCTGACCCAGACCGCCACCACGGTGGTGTTCGGCAAGCTCAGCGACCTGTACGGCCGGCGCCCGGTGCTGCTGGTCGGCATCGGCGTGTTCCTGCTCGGGTCGCTGCTCTGCGGCTTCGCGACATCCATCCCCATGCTGATCGTGTTCCGGCTGGTGCAGGGCATCGGCGCCGGCGCGATCCAGCCGATCGGCATCACGGTGGTGGGCGACCTCTACACCGTGCAGGAGCGCGGCCGCATCCAGGGCTACCTCGCTTCCGTGTGGGGGATCTCGTCCGTGATCGGGCCGCTGGCCGGCGCCCTGATCGTGCAGCACATCTCCTGGTCCTGGATCTTCTGGATCAACCTGCCGGTCGGCTCGCTGGCCGCGGCCGGCTTCGTGCTGTTCCTGCACGAGGAGGTGGAGCACCGCGAGCGCGCGATCGACGTCGCCGGGGCGGCGCTGTTCACGCTCGCCATCGCGTCGCTGATGCTGGCGCTGACCGAGATCGGCGCCTCCGGGGCGGCGGTGTTCTGGCCGGGGCTGGTCTTCGTGGTGGCCTCCGTCCTGTTCGTCCTGCAGGAGCGCCGCGCCGCCGACCCGATGCTCGACGCGCGCCTGTGGGCGCAGCGCCCGATCCTCACCTCCAACGCCGCGACGCTGCTCAGCGGCATGGCGGTGATCGGGCTCACCGCCTTCCTGCCGATGTTCGTGCAAGGCGTGATGCGCCAGTCGTCGCTGGTGGCGGGCTTCACCCTCACCACCATGGTGTTCGGCTGGCCGGTCGGCGCCACGCTGGCGGCCCGCAACTTCGTGCGCTTCGGCCTGAGGCCCACGCTGCTGTTCGGCGCCGCCCTGCTGCCGCTCGGCTCGGTCGCCTTCGTGGTGCTGGGCTCGTCCTCGTCGCCGGTCCTGGCCGGCCTCGGCTCGGTGGTGATGGGCTTCGGCATGGGCTTCCTGTCCACCGCCTGCATCGTCATCATCCAGGATTCGGTCGCCTGGGCGCAGCGCGGCTCGGCCACGGCCTCCAACATCTTCGCGCGCCAGCTCGGCCAGACGCTAGGCGCCACCGTGTTCGGCGCCGTGCTGAACTACGGGCTCGCCCACCCGTCGGGCGACCGCACCGCCGTGTCGTCCGACCAGCTCCAGCGCCTGCTCGACGCGCCCGAAAGCCTCGCCGCCACGGCCGACGCCGTGCGGGTCGCGCTCGGCCACTCGTTGCACGCCACCTTCTGGAGCATCTTCGCCGTCGCGGTGATGACGCTGCTGCTGTCGCTGCTGGTGCCGCGCGTCGCGATCTCGGACGGCCCGCGCGAGCTGGCCGTCGACTGATGCCCCTCGGCCCGGTCCGCCGGCGGCGCGGGGCGACAGCCGCCGTTCCGCCTGTCATCACGGCGTCACGGCCGTGCCCCGACACTCCCACACGGGATGCGGGTGAGCGGATGGACGGGGCTGAGCGGGACATGTTGGACAAGACGCAGCCGGCCGCCCCGGCGAGCCTGCTCGCCGCGCTGATCGACGCCATGCCGGAGCCCGTGCTGGCCGTGACGGCCGAGGGGCGGGTGCTGGCCGCCAACGCCCACGCCAAGGCCGTGATGCCGGCGCTCCGGATCGGCGGCCCGCTCACGGTGGCGCTGCGCGACCCCGATATCCTCGACGCCGTCGACCGCGTGCTCGCGTCCGGCCAGATGGAGCAGGTGTCCTGGCGCGACAGGGTGCCGGTGGAGCGCGTCTTCGACGTCACGGTCGCGCCGCTCGACCGGCCGGGCGAGGACCGGGCGCTGGTGCTGACGCTGCGCGACGTCACCGAATCGCTGCGCATCGAGCGCATGCGCGCCGACTTCGTCGCCAACGCCAGCCACGAGCTGCGCACGCCGCTCGCGTCCCTGCTGGGCTTCGTCGAGACGCTCCAGGGCCCGGCGCGCGACGACGCCCGCGCGCGGGACCGCTTCCTCGCCATCATGGGCGAGCAGGCGCGGCGCATGGCGCGGCTGATCGACGACCTCCTGTCGCTGTCGCGGATCGAGAGCAACCTCCACGTCCGGCCCGACAAGCCCGTCGACCTCGCGCTGGCGGCGCGCCACGTGGCCGAGACCCTGGGCCCGCTCGCGGCCGACAGCGGCACGACGGTCGACGTCGAGGCCGACGAGCCCGTGGTGGTGGCGGGCGACCGCGACGAGATCGTCCGCGTGGCCGAGAACCTCGTCGAGAACGCCATCAAATACGCGGACGGACGCGGCCGCGTGGAGGTGAAGGTGAGGGTGCAGCGCCGCTCCGGCGTACTCACGGTGCGGGACTACGGGCCCGGCATCGCGCCCGAGCACCTGCCGCGCCTCACCGAGCGCTTCTACCGCATCGACGCCGGCCAAAGCCGCGCCAAGGGCGGCACGGGCCTCGGGCTCGCGCTCGTCAAGCACATCGTGGCGCGCCACAGGGGCCGGCTGCAGATCCACTCGGAAGTCGGCCACGGCACGCTGATCACGGTGTCGATCCCGCTGAAATCCTGAATTCGGCAACGTGGATATGGGCTTACCCTGTCACAATCCCGTAAGCCCGCTGTCGTAAAACTGATCCGCGTTTCGGCTATCCCTCCGGCCGCCACCCCGATCGTCCGACCACAGCGGAGGGATCGTCCCTCCGGGTCGGCGCACGAGGGGTGACGACACCCGCGCGACGGGACCCACCTGTCCGCCGACAGAACCAAGGCGAACCATGACCATGAAAGTGATCGCACGCGCGGCCCTGGCCGCCACCGTGCTGGCCGCCGGCGCCCTGTCGGCCCGCGCCGCCGACATCTCCGGCGCCGGCTCGACCTTCATCTATCCCGTCTTCGCCAAGTGGGCCGACACATACAAGAAGGACACCGGCACCGGCATCAACTATCAGTCGATCGGCTCGGGCGGCGGCATCAAGCAGATCAAGGCCAACACCGTCACCTTCGGCGCCACCGACGCGCCGCTGATGGAGAAGGACCTGAACGACAACGGCCTCGTGCAGTGGCCGATGATCATGGGCGGCATCGTGCCGGTCGTGAACCTCGACGGCGTCAAGGCCGGCGAGCTCGTGCTCGACGGCGACACGCTCGCCAAGATCTTCATGGGCACGGTGAAGACCTGGAACGACCCGGCCATCGCCAAGCTGAACCCCGGCGTGAAGCTGCCCGAGACCGCGATCGTCGTGGTGCACCGCTCGGACGGGTCGGGCACGACCTTCAACTTCACCAACTACCTGTCGAAGGTGTCGGCGGACTGGAAGGGCAAGGTCGGCGAGAACTCCGCGGTGGAGTGGCCGGTGGGCCTCGGCGCCAAGGGCAACGAGGGCGTGGCCCAGAACGTCGCCAACACCAAGGGCGCGGTCGGCTACGTCGAATACGCCTATGCCAAGCAGAACAACCTCGTGACCACCAAGATGGTGAACCACGACGGCAAGACCGTAGCTCCCGCGATGGACAGCTTCTCCTCGGCGGCCGCCAACGCCGATTGGGAGCACGCCCCCGGCTTCTACCAGATCCTGACCGACCAGCCCGGCGCCCAGTCCTGGCCGATCACGGCCTCGACCTTCGTGGTGATGCACAAGGACCCCAAGGACGCCGCGGCCTCGGCCG is drawn from Lichenibacterium dinghuense and contains these coding sequences:
- the pstS gene encoding phosphate ABC transporter substrate-binding protein PstS; translated protein: MTMKVIARAALAATVLAAGALSARAADISGAGSTFIYPVFAKWADTYKKDTGTGINYQSIGSGGGIKQIKANTVTFGATDAPLMEKDLNDNGLVQWPMIMGGIVPVVNLDGVKAGELVLDGDTLAKIFMGTVKTWNDPAIAKLNPGVKLPETAIVVVHRSDGSGTTFNFTNYLSKVSADWKGKVGENSAVEWPVGLGAKGNEGVAQNVANTKGAVGYVEYAYAKQNNLVTTKMVNHDGKTVAPAMDSFSSAAANADWEHAPGFYQILTDQPGAQSWPITASTFVVMHKDPKDAAASAEALKFFSWAFKNGQKEAEALDYIPIPQKVVTLIAAKVDSSIMSGGKPVYDMK
- a CDS encoding NAD(P)/FAD-dependent oxidoreductase; the encoded protein is MDLRADVVVLGAGIVGVSAALHLQERGRDVALVERAPKAGMGTSYGNAGLIERSSIYPYAFPRDLRSLLRYATNRTTDAHYHPSALPGLAPFLVRYWFNSSPKGVERIARAARPLIERSMVEHERLMKEAGATELMRRVGWIKGFRSRRSLDKGRRDAARLDGMGLAVEELDAAALAEREPHLGPGMAGALHFRDPGSVSDPGLLVERYAALFRRRGGRFLKGDAATLEEAAPGWRVKTRDGWLGARDAVVALGPWSDAVFGKLGYRLPFGIKRGYHMHFRARGNAVLNHTIVDVDGGYLLAPMDQGIRLTTGAEFARRDAPMTPVQLERALPTARSLFPLAEALEDMPWMGSRPCLPDMLPVIGRAPKHDGLWFDFGHQHHGLTLGPVSGRLLAEQMAGETPFTDPAPYRIERFG
- a CDS encoding GNAT family N-acetyltransferase, which produces MPAALGPTLETERLILRPPAAEDLDGFAAFGADREATRFLGGPGPRAAAWRVLSAFAGSFALHGFGMFSVVEKATGRWIGRVGPWRPEGWPGPEVGWGLLSDAQGRGYAFEAAAASIDWAVDGLGWDEVIHTIDPANAPSIALARRLGSIDRGPGRLPAPFEGRTVDVWGQSAADWRARRAQLPSFGPHQPGR
- a CDS encoding MDR family MFS transporter; the encoded protein is MSDKSRTNRPLVLASVMAAMFMIAIEATIVSTAMPQIAGQLGDIHLYAWVFSAFLLTQTATTVVFGKLSDLYGRRPVLLVGIGVFLLGSLLCGFATSIPMLIVFRLVQGIGAGAIQPIGITVVGDLYTVQERGRIQGYLASVWGISSVIGPLAGALIVQHISWSWIFWINLPVGSLAAAGFVLFLHEEVEHRERAIDVAGAALFTLAIASLMLALTEIGASGAAVFWPGLVFVVASVLFVLQERRAADPMLDARLWAQRPILTSNAATLLSGMAVIGLTAFLPMFVQGVMRQSSLVAGFTLTTMVFGWPVGATLAARNFVRFGLRPTLLFGAALLPLGSVAFVVLGSSSSPVLAGLGSVVMGFGMGFLSTACIVIIQDSVAWAQRGSATASNIFARQLGQTLGATVFGAVLNYGLAHPSGDRTAVSSDQLQRLLDAPESLAATADAVRVALGHSLHATFWSIFAVAVMTLLLSLLVPRVAISDGPRELAVD
- a CDS encoding ATP-binding protein — its product is MLDKTQPAAPASLLAALIDAMPEPVLAVTAEGRVLAANAHAKAVMPALRIGGPLTVALRDPDILDAVDRVLASGQMEQVSWRDRVPVERVFDVTVAPLDRPGEDRALVLTLRDVTESLRIERMRADFVANASHELRTPLASLLGFVETLQGPARDDARARDRFLAIMGEQARRMARLIDDLLSLSRIESNLHVRPDKPVDLALAARHVAETLGPLAADSGTTVDVEADEPVVVAGDRDEIVRVAENLVENAIKYADGRGRVEVKVRVQRRSGVLTVRDYGPGIAPEHLPRLTERFYRIDAGQSRAKGGTGLGLALVKHIVARHRGRLQIHSEVGHGTLITVSIPLKS